From a single Nematostella vectensis chromosome 3, jaNemVect1.1, whole genome shotgun sequence genomic region:
- the LOC116610397 gene encoding 60S ribosomal protein L15 isoform X2, which yields MGAYKYLEELYKKKQSDLLRFLLRVRCWQYRQLTAIHRATRPTRPDKARRLGYKAKQGFVIYRVRVRRGGRKRPVPKGATYGKPVNQGVNELKFQRSLRSVAEERAGRYCGGLRVLNSYWVGQDSIYKYFEVIMVDPFHKAIRRDARINWICKPTHKHRELRGLTAAGTKNRGMRKGHNYNKVIGSSRRANWKRHNTLSLRRYR from the exons ATGGGAGCCTACAAGTACCTAGAGGAGCTGTACAAGAAGAAGCAGTCTGATCTGCTCCGCTTCCTCCTGCGTGTGCGCTGCTGGCAATATCGTCAACTGACAGCCATCCACCGTGCAACCCGCCCAACTCGTCCTGACAAAGCTCGCCGTCTTGGATACAAGGCCAAACAAGGATTTGTGATCTACCGTGTGCGTGTTCGCCGTGGTGGACGCAAGCGCCCAGTGCCCAAGGGTGCCACCTATGGCAAGCCTGTCAACCAGGGTGTCAATGAACTGAAGTTCCAAAGGAGCTTGCGATCTGTTGCTGAG GAGCGTGCGGGAAGATACTGTGGGGGTCTACGTGTTCTCAACTCATACTGGGTTGGCCAAGACTCTATCTACAAGTACTTTGAAGTAATCATGGTTGACCCCTTCCACAAGGCTATCCGCAGAGATGCCCGCATCAACTGGATCTGCAAGCCCACTCATAAACACAGAGAACTCCGTGGCCTCACTGCTGCTGGCACCAAGAACCGAGGAATGCGCAAGGGCCACAACTATAACAAAGTCATCGGCAGCTCCCGACGCGCCAACTGGAAGCGTCACAATACTCTGTCTCTCAGACGTTATCGTTGA
- the LOC116610396 gene encoding uncharacterized protein LOC116610396 isoform X1 — translation MRMIKVQHQQHAGSSLIAISALTAVIMISGVRADDSTFSIIPTPIQTLLFNGTINVTAPVNFTINATNTVNVSSVVSSSTVLPSLISPLSNITKPTDNVFFLEFKLLFREWSSALISGTSPEFILLANEITTQVDDLYYSRNSSMEYKGSRVIGYSNSSREGLYVSLKLEFGGVALNTSVLDPLLEYLRSGGSGGVYTDTVFIKLSKYADCIVNYMYTQLCHCKTKTYKMQPKCAEPDVRGGEACPHTCYNGHQVVGTRPCSWDDLDRFLCAAGGVGPSIFLLCTVLALKMFLI, via the exons ATGAGAATGATAAAG GTGCAGCATCAGCAACATGCTGGAAGCTCTCTTATTGCTATCTCCGCTCTTACTGCAGTCATTATGATATCCGGTGTGAGAGCGGATGATTCTACCTTCTCAATTATCCCTACACCCATCCAAACACTCTTGTTCAACGGCACTATCAACGTCACTGCTCCAG TTAACTTTACAATTAACGCAACGAATACAGTCAACGTGAGTTCCGTTGTGTCGTCTTCCACCGTGCTACCGAGTTTGATAAGCCCCCTGTCAAACATCACTAAACCAACAGACA ATGTGTTCTTCTTGGAATTCAAGCTTTTGTTTCGGGAGTGGAGCAGCGCGCTGATATCCGGCACAAGTCCGGAGTTCATTCTTCTCGCAAATGAGATCACTACACAG gTTGACGATTTATACTACAGCCGAAACAGCAGTATGGAATATAAGGGAAGCCGTGTCATTGGGTACAG TAACTCTTCCAGGGAAGGGCTGTATGTCTCCCTCAAGCTGGAGTTCGGTGGAGTGGCGCTCAACACATCCGTGTTGGACCCCCTGCTGGAGTACCTTCGGTCTGGTGGATCAGGGGGGGTTTACACTGATACGGTTTTTATCAAGCTTAGCAAATATG CCGACTGCATCGTCAACTACATGTACACTCAGCTGTGTCACTGTAAGACAAAGACGTACAAGATGCAGCCTAAGTGTGCAGAGCCAGACGTGCGGGGTGGAGAGGCTTGTCCTCACACGTGCTACAACGGGCACCAAGTTGTCGGTACCAGGCCCTGTTCTTGGGACGACCTCGATCGGTTTCTATGTGCTGCCGGGGGCGTAGGGCCTAGCATATTTCTTCTATGCACCGTGCTGGCCTTGAAGATGTTTCTCATTTAA
- the LOC116610396 gene encoding uncharacterized protein LOC116610396 isoform X2 has translation MRMIKVQHQQHAGSSLIAISALTAVIMISGVRADDSTFSIIPTPIQTLLFNGTINVTAPVNFTINATNTVNVSSVVSSSTVLPSLISPLSNITKPTDNVFFLEFKLLFREWSSALISGTSPEFILLANEITTQVDDLYYSRNSSMEYKGSRVIGYREGLYVSLKLEFGGVALNTSVLDPLLEYLRSGGSGGVYTDTVFIKLSKYADCIVNYMYTQLCHCKTKTYKMQPKCAEPDVRGGEACPHTCYNGHQVVGTRPCSWDDLDRFLCAAGGVGPSIFLLCTVLALKMFLI, from the exons ATGAGAATGATAAAG GTGCAGCATCAGCAACATGCTGGAAGCTCTCTTATTGCTATCTCCGCTCTTACTGCAGTCATTATGATATCCGGTGTGAGAGCGGATGATTCTACCTTCTCAATTATCCCTACACCCATCCAAACACTCTTGTTCAACGGCACTATCAACGTCACTGCTCCAG TTAACTTTACAATTAACGCAACGAATACAGTCAACGTGAGTTCCGTTGTGTCGTCTTCCACCGTGCTACCGAGTTTGATAAGCCCCCTGTCAAACATCACTAAACCAACAGACA ATGTGTTCTTCTTGGAATTCAAGCTTTTGTTTCGGGAGTGGAGCAGCGCGCTGATATCCGGCACAAGTCCGGAGTTCATTCTTCTCGCAAATGAGATCACTACACAG gTTGACGATTTATACTACAGCCGAAACAGCAGTATGGAATATAAGGGAAGCCGTGTCATTGGGTACAG GGAAGGGCTGTATGTCTCCCTCAAGCTGGAGTTCGGTGGAGTGGCGCTCAACACATCCGTGTTGGACCCCCTGCTGGAGTACCTTCGGTCTGGTGGATCAGGGGGGGTTTACACTGATACGGTTTTTATCAAGCTTAGCAAATATG CCGACTGCATCGTCAACTACATGTACACTCAGCTGTGTCACTGTAAGACAAAGACGTACAAGATGCAGCCTAAGTGTGCAGAGCCAGACGTGCGGGGTGGAGAGGCTTGTCCTCACACGTGCTACAACGGGCACCAAGTTGTCGGTACCAGGCCCTGTTCTTGGGACGACCTCGATCGGTTTCTATGTGCTGCCGGGGGCGTAGGGCCTAGCATATTTCTTCTATGCACCGTGCTGGCCTTGAAGATGTTTCTCATTTAA
- the LOC5502971 gene encoding endothelin-converting enzyme 1 isoform X2: MTAFAFALVLAASLVTFSKGQHPLEYVPNKQVCCSEACLQMSQDLVRSLDPSVDPCVDFYSYACGGWVKSNPVPKDTESWDKWRILDIEVTTFMKKTVKDKGIRARYSKVEAINKAFDFYDSCMYVPEAQDGRGLLLGLVDKYVRWPPLYPDWNQSSFDLVEVLSAVNRDLNIDPFFSTMVESDLKNSTNNMITLKQTFVGGLFHGQLTRNTPNAKHAREVYRNTIANLTALLGLNDTAKRYALADEILNIEMAAGEISRSFNGYNEQLLYGRYKISEFNELTSDGSIDWLQYINLLYKGTGHKVKADQEIIAYDLPFFSNMTKFLGSLSKRSLMTYMGWIIILRNYENLGKKYIQIREEFKREAFGFGSINREALCFARFTNEFAMPLSRIFVDARFKGNSKQLAEELTSQIKEVFIERLKQNKWMSRQSKNRAIEKANYMTQNIGYPDYILNDKLLDKEFERVIVDKSSFFNTMISMNANFKRKEYLTALKPVDIQLWIHSPLLVNAAYEPTMNKMTFPAAYLQPPFYDQSYPRAMSFGGIGSIMAHELIHGFDNEGKDFDKYGNNIKWWSDKTDKSFVKNVQCLVEQYNNITFMGEKVDGKLTLPENIADNGGLAQSYQAYRQWRLRNGEEKLLPGVMLSNDQVFFISFARNWCKSYKSALYAFDPFSFSAHAPNPVRVNATLQNSEEFSRVFKCPVGSPMNPGRKCYTW, from the exons ATGACTGCTTTTGCCTTTGCGTTGGTCTTAGCAGCTTCTCTAGTAACCTTCTCAAAGGGTCAACATCCACTGGAGTATGTCCCTAACAAACAAGTATGCTGCTCGGAAGCGTGTCTGCAAATGTCCCAAG ACCTGGTGCGGTCCCTAGATCCTAGCGTTGACCCGTGCGTGGATTTCTACAGCTACGCTTGCGGGGGTTGGGTAAAGAGCAACCCTGTGCCTAAGGATACTGAGTCTTGGGACAAATGGCGCATTCTCGACATCGAGGTGACAACGTTTATGAAGAAAACTGTAAAAGACAAGGGCATCAGAGCTCGTTATTCAAAG GTTGAAGCAATCAACAAAGCGTTCGATTTCTACGATTCGTGCATGTATGTGCCTGAGGCACAGGATGGAAGAGGACTGTTGCTGGGTTTAGTCGATAAATACGTACGGTGGCCTCCTCTCTATCCCGACTGGAACCAAAGCAGCTTTGACCTCGTGGAAGTACTTTCTGCAGTCAACAGAGACCTCAATATCGATCCCTTCTTCTCAACCATGGTGGAGAGCGACCTCAAAAACAGTACTAATAATATGATCACG TTGAAGCAAACTTTCGTAGGAGGGCTGTTTCACGGGCAGCTAACAAGAAACACACCGAACGCTAAGCAC GCGCGTGAGGTGTACCGGAACACCATCGCAAACTTGACGGCACTCTTGGGGTTAAACGACACTGCAAAGCGTTATGCCCTGGCGGATGAGATATTAAACATCGAGATGGCTGCTGGGGAG atttcaAGAAGCTTCAATGGGTATAATGAGCAGCTTCTATATGGCAGATACAAGATTTCTGAGTTCAATGAGTTAACTTCGGATGGATCG ATAGACTGGCTACAATATATCAACCTTCTGTACAAAGGAACCGGGCATAAAGTGAAAGCAGACCAGGAAATAATAGCTTACGATTTGCCTTTCTTTAGTAACATGACAAAATTTCTGGGTTCTTTATCAAAGAG GTCATTGATGACATACATGGGATGGATTATAATTTTACGAAATTACGAGAACTTAGGAAAGAAATACATCCAGATACGAGAGGAGTTCAAGAGAGAGGCTTTTGGGTTTGGGTCCATCAACAGGGAGGCGCTCTGCTTCGCAAGATTCACCAACGAGTTCGCCATGCCGTTATCCCGGATTTTTGTGGACGCTCGCTTCAAAGGAAACAGCAAGCAACTG GCAGAGGAACTAACATCACAAATAAAGGAAGTGTTCATAGAACGTCTGAAACAGAATAAGTGGATGAGTAGACAGTCCAAAAATAGAGCTATTGAAAAG GCGAATTACATGACACAAAATATTGGATATCCGGACTACATATTGAACGACAAACTGCTCGACAAGGAATTTGAAAGA GTAATAGTGGACAAATCCTCATTTTTTAACACAATGATTTCCATGAATGCAAACTTCAAAAGGAAGGAATATCTCACAGCACTAAAGCCTGTGGATATTCAATT ATGGATTCACAGCCCTTTACTTGTGAACGCCGCGTATGAACCGACAATGAACAAAATGA CCTTTCCAGCGGCGTATCTACAGCCTCCATTCTACGACCAGTCTTACCCAAG AGCCATGAGTTTCGGCGGAATAGGGTCCATCATGGCACATGAGCTCATCCACGGCTTTGATAATGAAG GTAAAGACTTTGATAAATATGGAAATAACATCAAGTGGTGGTCGGACAAGACGGATAAGTCGTTCGTGAAAAATGTTCAGTGCCTTGTGGAACAGTACAATAATATTACATTCATGGGTGAGAAG GTAGATGGAAAACTAACTCTTCCAGAAAATATCGCAGATAATGGAGGGCTCGCCCAATCGTACCAG GCATACCGACAATGGAGGCTTCGTAATGGCGAGGAAAAGCTTCTTCCAGGAGTGATGTTATCAAACGATCAAGTATTCTTCATTAGCTTTGCTAGg AACTGGTGCAAATCGTACAAATCTGCACTGTACGCCTTTGATCCATTTTCGTTTTCTGCGCATGCACCGAATCCAGTCAG AGTAAATGCCACTTTACAGAATTCTGAGGAGTTCTCGCGCGTATTCAAGTGCCCAGTAGGATCTCCTATGAACCCTGGAAGGAAGTGCTACACCTGGTGA
- the LOC5502971 gene encoding endothelin-converting enzyme 1 isoform X1, with the protein MGKQEIRTMDMDDGSATQNCLLEDSPSIEMKQHKKKVSRLLFGFVVVLVVLLAVATSILAIFFVTARQQAGRKEATSVHEIAEQTICTSEECVLTASDLVRSLDPSVDPCVDFYSYACGGWVKSNPVPKDTESWDKWRILDIEVTTFMKKTVKDKGIRARYSKVEAINKAFDFYDSCMYVPEAQDGRGLLLGLVDKYVRWPPLYPDWNQSSFDLVEVLSAVNRDLNIDPFFSTMVESDLKNSTNNMITLKQTFVGGLFHGQLTRNTPNAKHAREVYRNTIANLTALLGLNDTAKRYALADEILNIEMAAGEISRSFNGYNEQLLYGRYKISEFNELTSDGSIDWLQYINLLYKGTGHKVKADQEIIAYDLPFFSNMTKFLGSLSKRSLMTYMGWIIILRNYENLGKKYIQIREEFKREAFGFGSINREALCFARFTNEFAMPLSRIFVDARFKGNSKQLAEELTSQIKEVFIERLKQNKWMSRQSKNRAIEKANYMTQNIGYPDYILNDKLLDKEFERVIVDKSSFFNTMISMNANFKRKEYLTALKPVDIQLWIHSPLLVNAAYEPTMNKMTFPAAYLQPPFYDQSYPRAMSFGGIGSIMAHELIHGFDNEGKDFDKYGNNIKWWSDKTDKSFVKNVQCLVEQYNNITFMGEKVDGKLTLPENIADNGGLAQSYQAYRQWRLRNGEEKLLPGVMLSNDQVFFISFARNWCKSYKSALYAFDPFSFSAHAPNPVRVNATLQNSEEFSRVFKCPVGSPMNPGRKCYTW; encoded by the exons ATGGGAAAGCAAGAGATTAGGACGATGGACATGGACGATGGGAGTGCAACACAGAACTGCTTGCTGGAAGACTCGCCGAGCATCGAGATGAAGCAGCACAAGAAAAAGGTCTCTCGTCTGCTCTTTGGATTTGTCGTGGTTCTGGTCGTGTTACTTGCTGTAGCCACCAGcatcctggctatttttttcGTAACTGCACGTCAACAAGCGGGGAGAAAAGAGGCGACTAGTGTGCATGAGATTGCAGAGCAAACAATTTGCACATCTGAAGAGTGCGTTTTGACTGCGTCAG ACCTGGTGCGGTCCCTAGATCCTAGCGTTGACCCGTGCGTGGATTTCTACAGCTACGCTTGCGGGGGTTGGGTAAAGAGCAACCCTGTGCCTAAGGATACTGAGTCTTGGGACAAATGGCGCATTCTCGACATCGAGGTGACAACGTTTATGAAGAAAACTGTAAAAGACAAGGGCATCAGAGCTCGTTATTCAAAG GTTGAAGCAATCAACAAAGCGTTCGATTTCTACGATTCGTGCATGTATGTGCCTGAGGCACAGGATGGAAGAGGACTGTTGCTGGGTTTAGTCGATAAATACGTACGGTGGCCTCCTCTCTATCCCGACTGGAACCAAAGCAGCTTTGACCTCGTGGAAGTACTTTCTGCAGTCAACAGAGACCTCAATATCGATCCCTTCTTCTCAACCATGGTGGAGAGCGACCTCAAAAACAGTACTAATAATATGATCACG TTGAAGCAAACTTTCGTAGGAGGGCTGTTTCACGGGCAGCTAACAAGAAACACACCGAACGCTAAGCAC GCGCGTGAGGTGTACCGGAACACCATCGCAAACTTGACGGCACTCTTGGGGTTAAACGACACTGCAAAGCGTTATGCCCTGGCGGATGAGATATTAAACATCGAGATGGCTGCTGGGGAG atttcaAGAAGCTTCAATGGGTATAATGAGCAGCTTCTATATGGCAGATACAAGATTTCTGAGTTCAATGAGTTAACTTCGGATGGATCG ATAGACTGGCTACAATATATCAACCTTCTGTACAAAGGAACCGGGCATAAAGTGAAAGCAGACCAGGAAATAATAGCTTACGATTTGCCTTTCTTTAGTAACATGACAAAATTTCTGGGTTCTTTATCAAAGAG GTCATTGATGACATACATGGGATGGATTATAATTTTACGAAATTACGAGAACTTAGGAAAGAAATACATCCAGATACGAGAGGAGTTCAAGAGAGAGGCTTTTGGGTTTGGGTCCATCAACAGGGAGGCGCTCTGCTTCGCAAGATTCACCAACGAGTTCGCCATGCCGTTATCCCGGATTTTTGTGGACGCTCGCTTCAAAGGAAACAGCAAGCAACTG GCAGAGGAACTAACATCACAAATAAAGGAAGTGTTCATAGAACGTCTGAAACAGAATAAGTGGATGAGTAGACAGTCCAAAAATAGAGCTATTGAAAAG GCGAATTACATGACACAAAATATTGGATATCCGGACTACATATTGAACGACAAACTGCTCGACAAGGAATTTGAAAGA GTAATAGTGGACAAATCCTCATTTTTTAACACAATGATTTCCATGAATGCAAACTTCAAAAGGAAGGAATATCTCACAGCACTAAAGCCTGTGGATATTCAATT ATGGATTCACAGCCCTTTACTTGTGAACGCCGCGTATGAACCGACAATGAACAAAATGA CCTTTCCAGCGGCGTATCTACAGCCTCCATTCTACGACCAGTCTTACCCAAG AGCCATGAGTTTCGGCGGAATAGGGTCCATCATGGCACATGAGCTCATCCACGGCTTTGATAATGAAG GTAAAGACTTTGATAAATATGGAAATAACATCAAGTGGTGGTCGGACAAGACGGATAAGTCGTTCGTGAAAAATGTTCAGTGCCTTGTGGAACAGTACAATAATATTACATTCATGGGTGAGAAG GTAGATGGAAAACTAACTCTTCCAGAAAATATCGCAGATAATGGAGGGCTCGCCCAATCGTACCAG GCATACCGACAATGGAGGCTTCGTAATGGCGAGGAAAAGCTTCTTCCAGGAGTGATGTTATCAAACGATCAAGTATTCTTCATTAGCTTTGCTAGg AACTGGTGCAAATCGTACAAATCTGCACTGTACGCCTTTGATCCATTTTCGTTTTCTGCGCATGCACCGAATCCAGTCAG AGTAAATGCCACTTTACAGAATTCTGAGGAGTTCTCGCGCGTATTCAAGTGCCCAGTAGGATCTCCTATGAACCCTGGAAGGAAGTGCTACACCTGGTGA
- the LOC5502973 gene encoding membrane metallo-endopeptidase-like 1: MGLGWRFVLLVALVALSEGQSSDRMDAQVCYTANCNATANEILSSIDTLEQPCNNFYRYACGGWIRSHPLTNGQVSSDRYEKLREENEEFVKGFIKNAKARAEYQQVSAVQKLFKYYDSCMNMTKLDRLDAAPLTALLQDYAPSKLLQPDWNGDDWDLESSVARLVKELGAKPLFEVKVELDADNSSFYFISLKQPSKFSIPRHQLSQKAAGKEARNKLLGLMKNITNALGADQVALAKWLPQVIRFERRLEKAALPDNSITTEVMSIKDFQLLVDPISSSINLQIDWQNLLQEIFSDTQYQITSNTKIIVNGLRYFKKMIKYLKKTPKQTIANYLTWKLAQDFHLKLGQRFSSIHKHYQTSIGGLWAQGDRQEKCMEELSSLQGFAMPLTRIFVDKKFQQGNKKWILQATDRIRRVFISGLDENEWMDMGTREKARMKANALMEVIGYPDWIMNNTLMNTMFDDIDINPSTYFENTISLVKSWVKRQYQKAGKPKNPQEWTMSPVEINAQYEDSYNRMVFPVAILQPPFYDSRYNGAVNFGGIGSVIGHELTHGFDDSGKRYDSKGSQVEWWTDITSDEFKTRADCLVSQYGSFTFNGENVDGNRTLSENIADNGGLKQAYKAYMSWVEEYGEEQMLPELGLTNEQVFFVSFAQNWCTTYDSSIDDDKKSNYSPTPIRVNGSLRNFAKFAEAFQCADDSPMSPKQKCPVW, translated from the exons ATGGGGTTAGGATGgcgttttgttttgttagtggCCTTAGTGGCTTTGTCTGAAGGACAGAGCAGTGATCGGATGGACGCTCAAGTGTGCTATACGGCTAACTGCAATGCCACCGCGAATG AAATCTTGTCATCAATAGACACCCTAGAGCAACCATGCAACAACTTCTACCGGTATGCCTGCGGTGGCTGGATTCGCTCACATCCGCTGACCAATGGCCAAGTTAGCTCGGACCGTTACGAAAAGCTGCGCGAAGAAAATGAAGAATTTGTGAAAGGTTTCATCAAAAACGCCAAGGCGAGAGCCGAATACCAGCAG GTCAGCGCGGTACAAAAACTGTTCAAGTACTACGACTCGTGCATGAACATGACCAAGTTAGACCGCTTGGACGCCGCGCCTCTAACCGCCCTCTTACAAGATTACGCACCGTCCAAGCTTCTTCAGCCAGACTGGAACGGGGATGACTGGGACCTAGAATCAAGCGTCGCTAGGCTCGTGAAGGAGCTTGGGGCCAAACCGCTATTTGAGGTCAAAGTAGAACTAGATGCCGACAATAGCAGCTTTTACTTCATAAGT CTGAAGCAACCGTCCAAGTTCAGTATTCCACGGCATCAACTGTCGCAAAAGGCGGCCGGCAAAGAG GCACGGAATAAGCTTCTTGGTCTCATGAAGAACATCACAAACGCTCTGGGCGCGGACCAGGTAGCTCTCGCTAAATGGCTTCCACAGGTCATCCGCTTCGAGAGGCGACTGGAAAAG GCAGCTCTTCCCGATAATAGCATCACAACTGAGGTTATGTCTATCAAGGATTTTCAGTTATTGGTAGATCCCATCTCCTCATCTATTAATCTTCAG ATTGACTGGCAAAATCTTCTTCAAGAAATATTCTCCGACACTCAATATCAGATAACATCTAACACAAAGATAATTGTCAACGGATTAAGATACTTCAAGAAGATGATCAAGTACTTGAAAAAGACGCCAAAACA GACAATAGCTAACTACCTGACGTGGAAGTTAGCCCAAGATTTTCACCTCAAACTCGGTCAGCGGTTCTCGAGCATCCACAAGCATTACCAGACCTCTATCGGTGGCCTGTGGGCACAGGGAGACCGCCAGGAAAAATGTATGGAGGAGTTGTCAAGTCTGCAAGGTTTTGCCATGCCGCTGACCAGGATATTTGTGGACAAAAAATTCCAACAAGGAAATAAGAAATGG ATTCTACAAGCTACAGACCGCATACGACGTGTATTCATCTCAGGACTGGACGAGAATGAGTGGATGGATATGGGAACGAGGGAAAAAGCCAGAATGAAG GCCAATGCTTTAATGGAAGTAATCGGGTATCCTGACTGGATTATGAACAACACACTGATGAACACGATGTTTGATGAT ATTGATATCAATCCCAGTACTTACTTCGAGAATACCATCTCTCTGGTGAAGTCCTGGGTCAAACGACAGTACCAGAAGGCGGGGAAGCCTAAGAACCCCCAAGA GTGGACGATGTCACCGGTGGAGATAAACGCCCAGTATGAGGACAGCTATAACAGAATGG tCTTTCCAGTCGCCATACTTCAGCCTCCATTTTACGATAGTCGCTACAATGG aGCTGTGAACTTTGGAGGCATAGGAAGTGTTATTGGCCACGAGCTCACACATGGATTTGATGATTCTG GAAAAAGATACGATAGCAAAGGCAGTCAGGTGGAATGGTGGACCGATATCACATCGGACGAGTTCAAGACACGAGCAGACTGTCTCGTCAGTCAGTACGGATCATTCACTTTTAACGGCGAAAAC GTTGACGGCAACAGGACGTTGTCTGAGAACATTGCGGATAACGGCGGCCTGAAGCAGGCGTACAAGGCGTACATGTCCTGGGTGGAGGAGTACGGGGAGGAGCAAATGTTACCCGAGCTTGGACTTACAAACGAACAAGTTTTCTTCGTGAGCTTTGCACAG AATTGGTGCACAACATATGACAGTAGCATCGACGACGACAAGAAAAGTAATTACAGTCCCACGCCTATCAG GGTTAACGGCTCCTTGAGGAACTTTGCTAAGTTCGCGGAAGCCTTCCAATGCGCTGACGACTCACCCATGAGCCCAAAGCAAAAGTGCCCTGTGTGGTAG
- the LOC5502972 gene encoding forkhead box protein O yields the protein MSDFSVRRYGETVHVLSSSKSSIHYPHFPPVCTCCTPCVQPCCATTPNIPRPFHSWENTIPQSLIQRHDITTPEDERQKKYRKSSVIVWNPQKAANNKKEAQKKAATQDQPDDDATGEKKNPWGNASYSDLIARAIDQSKFQKLTLPQIYDWFVINVPYFKAKEHLPSTKGWKNAIRHTLSLRQRFVRLPDPGNPYRSWWTVASDDVRRQRRRKPRWKSRGTQTNF from the exons ATGTCTGATTTCTCGGTCAGGCGTTATGGTGAGACTGTACACGTGCTATCTTCCTCGAAAAGTTCAATCCACTACCCTCACTTCCCTCCTGTCTGCACCTGTTGTACGCCATGTGTACAGCCCTGCTGTGCTACCACCCCAAACATTCCACGACCATTCCACTCATGGGAAAACACGATACCCCAGTCGTTGATACAACGCCATGATATAACAACCCCAGAAGACGAGAGACAAAAAAAGTACCGAAAGTCTTCCGTTATAGTTTGGAACCCGCAAAAGGCCGcgaataacaaaaaggaagcACAGAAAAAAGCTGCGACTCAAGATCAACCGGATGATGATGCTAcgggagaaaagaaaaaccctTGGGGTAATGCATCCTACTCGGATCTCATTGCTAGAGCAATAGACCAGTCAAAGTTCCAGAAACTAACTTTGCCTCAGATTTACGACTGGTTTGTGATAAATGTGCCTTATTTCAAAGCCAAGGAGCATTTGCCTTCTACTAAAGGATGGAAG AACGCAATCCGTCACACGCTGTCTCTGAGGCAACGGTTTGTACGGCTTCCAGACCCCGGTAATCCATACCGATCATGGTGGACGGTCGCCAGTGATGATGTGCGCAGACAACGAAGGCGAAAGCCACGATGGAAGTCTCGAGGGACTCAGACAAATTTCTGA
- the LOC5502974 gene encoding astacin-like metalloprotease toxin 1 translates to MLLLLLLVGVGLAHNPEENVGIKDPNLFEGDIVLSPDQRLAAKMGLDVTHPASARGSVRTGQWPGGVLVYTIDPGLAQYSQAMSAIEAGMKMWTDNTCIRFKERTNERAYATFHFGSGCSSEVGMKNRQQHISLGNGCWHAGVVAHEIAHALGFFHEQSRPDRDNYVTIYINNVEVYARNNFDKYPRATIDSLGTPYDYGSVMHYGPTAFGIGGFVTIQPKKAGVTIGQRDYVSPTDVKQMNLLYKCSAGSGGDGGECKDNDKNCEYWAGIGECEKNPTWMHRECKVSCKSCCADYVKHCKYWAGIDECKKNPSYMLRECKKSCNKC, encoded by the exons ATGCTTCTCTTGTTGCTACTTGTTGGTGTAGGTTTGGCTCACAATCCCGAAG AAAATGTCGGCATAAAGGACCCGAATCTGTTTGAGGGAGACATCGTTCTCAGCCCGGACCAGAGACTCGCGGCCAAGATGGGACTGGACGTGACTCATCCGGCGTCCGCCCGAGGATCCGTGCGGACCGGACAGTGGCCAGGAGGTGTACTCGTATACACCATAGACCCCGGGCTCG CTCAATACAGCCAGGCAATGTCTGCGATCGAAGCTGGGATGAAGATGTGGACGGATAATACTTGCATCCGCTTTAAGGAGAGGACGAATGAACGCGCCTATGCTACATTCCATTTTGGGTCGGG atGCTCTTCTGAGGTGGGTATGAAAAACCGACAGCAGCACATCAGCCTTGGAAACGGATGCTGGCATGCGGGAGTTGTCGCACATGAGATCG CGCATGCCCTTGGTTTCTTCCATGAGCAGTCACGACCGGATAGAGATAACTACGTCACCATATACATCAACAACGTGGAAGTGT ATGCTCGTAACAACTTCGATAAGTATCCCCGTGCGACCATCGACTCACTCGGGACGCCGTATGACTATGGAAGCGTCATGCATTATGGACCGACGGCGTTTGGAATAGGTGGATTCGTGACTATACAGCCCAAAAAAGCCGGG GTAACCATTGGGCAGCGAGACTATGTCAGCCCAACTGATGTCAAGCAAATGAATCTGCTGTACAAGTGTAGCGCGGGCAGCGGTGGAGATGGAG GTGAATGCAAAGACAACGACAAGAATTGTGAATACTGGGCAGGAATCGGAGAATGCGAAAAGAACCCGACATGGATGCATCGCGAGTGCAAAGTCAGCTGCAAGTCTT GTTGCGCCGATTATGTTAAACATTGCAAGTACTGGGCGGGTATCGACGAATGCAAGAAGAACCCAAGTTACATGCTTAGAGAGTGCAAGAAAAGCTGCAACAAATGCTAG